A single region of the Triticum dicoccoides isolate Atlit2015 ecotype Zavitan chromosome 2B, WEW_v2.0, whole genome shotgun sequence genome encodes:
- the LOC119361709 gene encoding cytochrome P450 85A1-like: MALLLLVMVGVVVGVVVASSLLLRWNKVRYGNGRRKEGGCLPPGTMGWPLFGETTEFLKQGPSFMKQRRLRYGRLFRTHILGCPTVVCMDPELNRRMLLQGEAGGLVPGYPQSMLDILGRNNIAAVHGPLHRLMRGAMLGLVRPAMLRQSLLPKIDAFMRDHLQGWAGAVVDVQAKTKEMALLSALRQIAGITAGPLSDALKTELCTLVLGTISLPINLPGTSYYQGFQARTKLVSMLEQMIAERRSSDDVHDDMLDALLRSGGDGAREKLSDEQIIDLLIALIYSGYETMSTTSMMAVKYLSDHPRALDELRREHLDIRKGKSPEEAISYEEFKSMAFTRAVIFETLRLATVVNGLLRKTTRDVEMNGYVIPKGWRIYVYTREINYDPSMYPDPMTFNPWRWLEKNMESHPHFMLFGGGGRMCPGKEVGTAEIATFLHYFVTRYRWEEEGKNTILKFPRVEAPNGLHIRVQDY; the protein is encoded by the exons atggcgcTCCTCCTCTTGGTGATGGTCGGTGTTGTGGTCGGCGTGGTGGTGGCGAGCAGCCTGCTGCTGCGGTGGAACAAGGTCAGGTACGGCAACGGCCGGAGGAAGGAGGGCGGGTGCCTGCCGCCGGGGACAATGGGGTGGCCGCTCTTCGGCGAGACCACCGAGTTCCTCAAGCAGGGCCCGAGCTTCATGAAGCAGAGGAGGCTCAG GTATGGGCGGCTGTTCCGCACGCACATCCTGGGATGCCCCACGGTCGTGTGCATGGACCCGGAGCTCAACCGCCGGATGCTGCTGCAGGGCGAGGCCGGCGGCCTCGTCCCCGGCTATCCGCAGTCcatgctcgacatcctcggccgcaACAACATCGCCGCCGTGCACGGCCCGCTCCACCGCCTCATGCGTGGCGCCATGCTCGGCCTCGTCCGCCCTGCTATGCTCCGGCAAAGCCtcctccccaagatcgacgccttcATGCGCGACCACCTTCAGGGATGGGCAGGCGCCGTCGTCGACGTCCAGGCCAAGACCAAGGAG ATGGCCTTGCTGTCCgcactccggcagatcgccggcatCACGGCCGGCCCGCTCTCAGACGCCCTCAAAACAGAGCTGTGCACCCTTGTGCTCGGCACCATTTCCTTGCCCATCAACCTTCCGGGAACCAGCTACTACCAAGGCTTCCAGGCAAGGACCAAGCTTGTGTCCATGCTAGAGCAGATGATCGCGGAGCGGCGGTCCTCTGATGATGTGCATGATGACATGTTGGATGCTCTCTTGAGAAGCGGCGGCGATGGGGCCAGGGAAAAGCTCAGTGATGAGCAGATCATCGACTTGCTCATCGCGCTCATCTACTCTGGATACGAGACGATGTCGACCACTTCGATGATGGCCGTCAAGTACCTGTCGGACCACCCGCGAGCTCTTGATGAACTCAGG AGAGAGCATCTCGATATCAGGAAGGGGAAATCGCCGGAGGAAGCCATCAGCTATGAAGAATTTAAGTCAATGGCCTTCACTCGAGCT GTCATCTTTGAGACGCTCAGATTAGCTACAGTCGTCAATGGGCTACTAAGGAAAACTACCCGGGATGTAGAAATGAATG GGTATGTTATTCCAAAAGGATGGAGAATCTATGTTTACACGAGGGAGATAAACTACGATCCATCCATGTATCCTGACCCAATGACTTTCAATCCGTGGAGGTGGCTG GAGAAGAACATGGAATCGCACCCACACTTCATGTTGTTCGGAGGAGGCGGCCGGATGTGCCCCGGGAAGGAGGTGGGCACGGCAGAGATCGCGACTTTCCTCCACTACTTTGTGACCCGATACAG ATGGGAGGAAGAAGGCAAGAACACCATCTTGAAATTCCCCCGTGTGGAAGCTCCCAACGGGCTACATATCCGGGTTCAAGATTACTGA